In a single window of the Arachis hypogaea cultivar Tifrunner chromosome 6, arahy.Tifrunner.gnm2.J5K5, whole genome shotgun sequence genome:
- the LOC112755833 gene encoding uncharacterized protein → MASKRERETNKGLGEEELDAEAKRQRKDEESSPPSAAASIANPLSGLANNYADIDEEEYYDRKGKLSTNERRNDGSQKNGNGYEELGDSDSDDDDSSEPLYGGRRSRQIEVRKDCPYLDTVNRQVLDFDFEKFCSVSLSNLNVYACLVCGKYYQGRGKSSHAYTHSLEAGHHVYINLRTEKVYCLPDGYEINDPSLDDIRNVLNPRFTPKDVELLDKNKQWSRALDGSSYLPGMVGLNNIKETDFVNVTIQSLMRVTPLRNFFLIPENYQHCKSPLVHRFGELTRKIWHSRNFKGQVSPHEFLQAVMKASKKRFRIGAQSDPVEFMSWLLNTLHADLKSSKKNTSIIYDCFQGELEVVKEIPNKGITDKKENGEDLNKNEKNSDGATERDAFVKETSKMPFLMLGLDLPPPPLFKDVMEKNIIPQVPLFNILKKFDGETVTEVVRPHIARMRYRVTKLPKYIIIHMRRFTKNNFFVEKNPTLVNFPVKNLELKDYIPLPTPKENEKLRSKYDLIANVVHDGKPGEGFYRVFVQRKSEELWYEMQDLHVSETLPHLVALSEAYMQIYEQQQQQQ, encoded by the exons ATGGCTTCAAAACGGGAAAGGGAAACTAACAAGGGGTTAGGGGAGGAAGAGCTTGATGCCGAGGCTAAAAGGCAGAGAAAGGATGAGGAGTCTTCTCCTCCTTCTGCTGCTGCTTCCATTGCAAACCCTCTTTCTGGGTTGGCCAATAATTATGCCGACATTGATGAGGAGGAATATTATGATAGAAAGGGAAAGCTTTCTACTAATGAGAGGAGGAATGACGGGTCCCAGAAAAATGGGAATGGATATGAAGAGCTGGGTGATAGTGATAGTGATGACGATGATTCCAGCGAACCATTATATGGTGGAAGACGCAGTCGACAAATTGAGGTTCGGAAAGACTGTCCTTACCTTGATACCGTTAATAGACAG GTTTTGGATTTTGACTTTGAGAAGTTCTGTTCTGTCTCTCTGTCGAATTTGAATGTGTATGCGTGCTTAGTTTGTGGGAAGTATTACCAAGGCAGGGGTAAAAGTTCTCATGCCTATACACACAGCCTTGAAGCAGGACACCATGTTTATATCAATCTCCGAACTGAGAAAGTCTACTGTCTACCCGACGGATATGAAATTAATGATCCTTCATTGGACGACATTCGTAATGTCCTTAATCCAAG GTTTACTCCAAAGGATGTTGAGCTACTTGACAAAAATAAGCAGTGGTCTAGGGCACTTGATGGTTCTAGTTACCTTCCTGGAATG GTGGGACTCAATAATATTAAGGAGACTGATTTTGTGAATGTAACAATCCAGTCCTTAATGAGAGTTACCCCCTTGCGGAATTTTTTCCTTATACCTGAGAACTATCAACACTGCAAATCCCCACTTGTTCATCGATTTGGCGAACTGACAAGAAAGATCTGGCATTCACGAAACTTTAAAGGACAG GTCAGCCCGCATGAGTTTCTACAGGCAGTAatgaaagccagtaagaaacggtTTCGGATAGGAGCTCAATCTGACCCAGTTGAGTTCATGTCGTGGCTTCTTAATACGCTACATGCAGATCTTAAATCTTCGAAGAAGAATACCAGCATAATTTACGATTGCTTTCAG GGCGAACTTGAGGTTGTAAAAGAGATTCCTAACAAAGGGATCACCGATAAGAAAGAAAACGGTGAGGACCTAAACAAGAATGAGAAAAATTCAGATGGTGCTACAGAGAGAGATGCATTCGTCAAAGAAACTTCCAAGATGCCATTTCTAATGCTAGGATTGGATTTGCCACCGCCTCCACTTTTCAAAGATGTgatggaaaaaaatataatacccCAG GTTCCTCTCTTTAACATTCTAAAGAAGTTTGATGGGGAGACTGTTACAGAGGTGGTTCGTCCTCACATAGCAAGAATGCGGTATCGGGTTACCAAATTGCCTAAATATATCATTATTCACATGCGTCGATTTACTAAGAACAATTTTTTTGTGGAGAAAAATCCCACTTTAG TCAACTTTCCTGTTAAGAACCTGGAGTTGAAGGACTACATTCCCTTGCCAACGCCGAAAGAAAATGAGAAATTGCGATCTAAATATGATTTGATCGCCAATGTCGTCCATGATGGCAAACCTGGTGAAGGTTTCTATAGGGTATTTGTTCAACGCAAATCAGAAGAACTATG gtaCGAGATGCAGGATTTGCACGTCTCAGAAACACTTCCTCATTTGGTTGCACTTTCAGAAGCTTATATGCAGATATATGAGCAGCAACAGCAACAGCAATAA
- the LOC112755832 gene encoding uncharacterized protein, translated as MALSFNPLRKGLQYRFLSYFYDYSLCCVDLNLCSSSLPAKSSVSGFGAQGQGKRENHSFRFPGELRVTADDDGSKGQNFNSGSLDTLSDDEEEEDGDGVVKGSSDGDDEGLEFMSSSNGNDNHAYGESIGRVEIDEHEFRHPLVKEVCRLITYRSAWNPRLEGYLRYLLRRLKPPHVCAVLRSQEDERIALNFFYWADRQWRYKHNAIVYYTLLDVLSKTKLCQGAKRILKLMMRRGIKCSPEAFGYVMVSYSRAGMLRHAMQVLTVMQKAGVEPNLSICNTAIYVLVKGSKLEKALRFLNRMELVGIKPNVVTYNCLIKGYCDLNRVEDALELITEMPSKGCPPDKVSYYTVMTFLCKEKRIEEVKLLMEKMVVNSELIPDQVTYDTLIHTLSKHGHADDALAYLREAEDKGFHIDKVGYSAVVNSFCKKGKIDETKSLVNEMYSKGCIPDVVTYTAIIDGFCRMGKIDEAKKMLQQMYKHRCKPNTVSYTALLNGLCHNGKSLEAREMLNVSEEHWWTPNAISYSVVMHGFRREGNLSAACDLVREMVGKGFFPTPVEINLLIQSLCQNQEVVGAKRFLEECLNKGCAINVVNFTTVIHGFCQIGDLEAALSVLEDMYLINKHPDVVTFTTLFDALGRKGRLDEAAELITKMLGKGLDPTPVTYRTVIHHYCKWERVDDMLKLLEKMLVRKPLRTLYNQVIEKLCALGKPEEAEKLLGKVLRTASNLDANTCHVLIESYLTKGLPLSANRVASRMFSRNLVPDLKLCQRVSKKLMSDGKLVEADNLMLQLVERGIQQNETNL; from the coding sequence ATGGCACTGAGCTTCAATCCATTGCGAAAGGGTTTACAATATAGATTCTTGAGCTACTTCTATGATTATTCTTTATGTTGTGTTGATCTGAATCTGTGCTCTTCATCATTGCCTGCAAAAAGTTCTGTTTCTGGTTTTGGGGCTCAAGGTCAGGGTAAACGTGAAAATCATAGTTTTAGGTTTCCAGGGGAATTGCGTGTTACTGCCGATGATGATGGAAGTAAAGGTCAGAACTTCAATTCTGGTAGTCTTGATACACTGAGTgatgatgaagaggaagaagatggtgatggtgTCGTGAAAGGGTCTagtgatggtgatgatgaggGTCTTGAGTTTATGAGCTCCTCTAATGGCAATGACAATCATGCATATGGAGAGAGTATTGGTAGAGTTGAAATTGATGAACATGAATTCAGGCACCCTTTGGTTAAGGAAGTTTGTAGGTTGATTACATATAGGTCAGCTTGGAACCCTAGACTTGAAGGATATTTGAGGTACTTATTGAGAAGATTGAAGCCCCCACATGTTTGTGCTGTCTTACGCTCTCAAGAAGATGAACGGATTGCTTTGAATTTCTTCTATTGGGCTGATCGGCAGTGGCGCTACAAACACAATGCTATTGTCTACTATACATTGTTAGATGTGCTTAGCAAGACTAAATTGTGCCAGGGTGCTAAGCGGATTCTTAAGCTTATGATGCGCCGTGGAATCAAATGTTCCCCTGAGGCTTTTGGCTATGTGATGGTGTCTTATAGTCGAGCAGGCATGTTGAGGCATGCCATGCAAGTTTTGACCGTGATGcagaaagctggagttgaaccTAATTTATCTATATGTAACACTGCTATCTATGTTTTAGTTAAGGGCAGCAAATTGGAGAAAGCACTGAGATTCTTGAATCGAATGGAGCTGGTTGGAATCAAACCCAATGTTGTCACTTATAACTGCTTGATCAAGGGTTACTGTGATCTGAATCGGGTTGAAGATGCATTGGAGCTTATTACGGAAATGCCATCCAAGGGATGTCCCCCTGACAAGGTTAGTTATTATACTGTGATGACTTTCCTCTGCAAGGAGAAAAGAATTGAAGAAGTGAAGCTGTTGATGGAGAAAATGGTGGTGAATAGTGAATTAATTCCAGATCAAGTTACATATGATACACTTATTCACACGCTATCCAAGCATGGACATGCAGATGATGCTTTGGCTTACTTGAGAGAAGCAGAAGACAAGGGCTTCCACATTGATAAGGTTGGGTATAGTGCAGTAGTTAACTCCTTTTGTAAGAAGGGCAAAATAGATGAGACGAAGAGTTTAGTGAACGAGATGTACTCGAAGGGCTGTATTCCTGATGTTGTGACATATACTGCTATTATTGATGGATTTTGTCGCATGGGGAAGATAGATGAAGCGAAAAAGATGCTGCAGCAGATGTACAAACATCGGTGCAAGCCAAATACCGTTTCATACACAGCTTTGTTAAATGGCCTGTGCCACAATGGGAAATCGTTAGAGGCAAGGGAGATGCTGAATGTAAGTGAGGAGCATTGGTGGACGCCAAATGCCATAAGTTACAGTGTTGTGATGCATGGTTTCCGTAGGGAAGGAAACTTGTCCGCGGCTTGTGATTTGGTTAGGGAAATGGTTGGAAAGGGATTTTTTCCAACTCCAGTTGAAATTAACCTGCTAATACAGTCCCTGTGTCAAAATCAGGAAGTAGTTGGAGCTAAAAGATTTTTAGAAGAATGCCTGAATAAGGGTTGTGCCATCAATGTCGTAAACTTTACTACTGTAATTCACGGTTTTTGTCAGATTGGTGACTTGGAAGCTGCTCTATCAGTGCTAGAAGACATGTACTTAATCAACAAACATCCTGATGTTGTCACATTTACAACATTGTTTGATGCGTTGGGGAGGAAAGGTAGATTGGACGAGGCTGCTGAGTTAATAACGAAAATGCTGGGCAAAGGTTTGGATCCTACTCCGGTAACATATAGGACAGTCATCCACCATTATTGTAAATGGGAGAGAGTGGATGATATGTTGAAACTATTGGAAAAAATGCTTGTTAGGAAGCCATTAAGAACATTATACAATCAAGTAATTGAGAAACTTTGTGCTTTGGGGAAACCCGAGGAGGCTGAGAAACTTCTGGGGAAGGTTTTGAGAACAGcatcaaaccttgatgctaaTACATGCCATGTTCTCATTGAAAGCTATCTGACTAAAGGGCTTCCTCTATCAGCAAATCGAGTGGCTTCTAGAATGTTCAGCCGTAATTTGGTTCCTGATTTGAAGTTGTGTCAGAGAGTGAGCAAGAAACTAATGTCTGATGGAAAGTTGGTTGAGGCTGATAACCTTATGTTGCAACTTGTTGAGCGTGGAATACAACAAAATGAGACGAATTTGTGA
- the LOC112755834 gene encoding probable monogalactosyldiacylglycerol synthase, chloroplastic codes for MHNPASVNHEQRSLFDLGTQICRFTFNSTLTGPDTCSSSSFLHFNARAPKRTVLKVRAFAFATFVNDFNRAVTFYCDRVPIGFASLRIGSFRDTNGNGSGDGNGGRVGSGDDGNGNGVREDGGNGVVEGEGLQFNGGEGVGPKKVLILMSDTGGGHRASAEAIKAAFYEEFGDHYQVFVTDLWTDHTPWPFNQLPRSYSFLVKHGPLWKMTYYGTAPRVVHQSNFAATSTFIAREVAKGLMKYKPDIIISVHPLMQHVPLRILRAKGLLEKIVFTTVVTDLSTCHPTWFHKLVTRCYCPTTDVAKRAQKAGLQPSQIKIYGLPVRPSFVKPVRPKDVLRRELGMDVNLPAVLLMGGGEGMGPIEATARALGNSLYDENNGSSIGQILVICGRNKKLANKLNAINWKIPVQVKGFVTKMEECMGACDCIITKAGPGTIAEAMIRGLPIILNDYIAGQEAGNVPFVVENGCGKFSKSPKQIAKIVAEWFGPKAIELKVMSQNALRLARPDAVFKIVHDLHELVRQRSFLPEYSYAA; via the exons ATGCATAATCCCGCTAGTGTTAACCACGAACAACGTTCTCTCTTCGATTTAGGAACCCAAATCTGTCGCTTCACCTTCAATTCCACTCTCACTGGACCAGACACCTgctcctcttcttccttcctcCACTTCAACGCACGTGCGCCAAAACGCACCGTTTTGAAGGTCAGGGCTTTCGCCTTCGCTACCTTCGTCAACGACTTCAACCGTGCGGTTACGTTCTACTGCGATAGGGTTCCGATTGGCTTCGCTTCGTTGAGGATTGGTTCCTTCCGAGACACCAATGGCAATGGAAGTGGTGATGGGAATGGAGGGCGTGTTGGGAGTGGTGACGATGGGAATGGGAATGGAGTCAGGGAAGATGGTGGCAACGGTGTTGTGGAAGGTGAAGGGTTGCAGTTTAATGGCGGAGAAGGTGTGGGTCCCAAGAAGGTGTTGATTCTCATGAGTGACACTGGTGGTGGACATAGGGCTTCTGCTGAAGCTATCAAAGCTGCTTTTTATGAAGAATTTGGCGATCATTACCAG GTGTTTGTTACTGATTTATGGACCGATCACACTCCTTGGCCATTCAATCAACTCCCAAGGAGCTATAGCTTTTTGGTGAAACATGGGCCATTATGGAAGATGACCTACTACGGAACTGCCCCACGTGTTGTGCATCAGTCTAATTTTGCAGCAACTTCAACATTCATAGCTCG TGAGGTTGCTAAAGGGCTAATGAAATATAAGCCAGATATAATAATCAGTGTGCATCCACTGATGCAGCATGTTCCACTTCGTATTTTGAGGGCAAAGGGGCTTTTGGAGAAGATTGTTTTTACAACAGTTGTTACTGATTTAAGCACATGCCATCCTACATG GTTTCATAAGCTTGTAACTAGATGCTATTGTCCAACAACAGATGTTGCAAAACGGGCACAGAAAGCTGGACTTCAGCCATCCCAAATAAAGATTTATGGTCTACCTGTCCGACCTTCCTTTGTTAAGCCTGTTCGTCCAAAG GATGTACTAAGGAGAGAATTAGGCATGGATGTCAATCTTCCTGCTGTATTATTGATGGGAGGAGGTGAAGGTATGGGTCCAATTGAGGCTACTGCTCGGGCACTTGGAAATTCATTGTATGATGAAAATAATGGGTCTTCCATTGGTCAGATTCTTGTGATTTGTGGTCGCAACAAGAAGCTTGCTAACAAACTAAATGCAATTAATTGGAAGATTCCTGTGCAG GTCAAGGGATTTGTCACCAAAATGGAGGAATGCATGGGAGCTTGTGATTGCATCATTACAAAG GCGGGCCCAGGGACAATTGCTGAGGCCATGATCCGAGGCCTCCCAATTATTTTGAATGATTACATTGCTGGGCAG GAAGCTGGCAATGTCCCCTTTGTAGTAGAAAATGGTTGTGGGAAGTTTTCTAAATCACCAAAGCAGATAGCTAAAATTGTTGCAGAATGGTTCGGTCCAAAAGCCATCGAGCTAAAAGTAATGTCACAAAATGCACTAAGGCTAGCAAGGCCTGATGCTGTGTTTAAGATTGTCCATGACCTTCATGAGCTTGTAAGACAAAGAAGCTTCCTACCAGAGTATTCTTATGCAGCTTAA